The following proteins are encoded in a genomic region of Aestuariirhabdus haliotis:
- a CDS encoding PEP-CTERM sorting domain-containing protein has product MRNVKFYSGMIFAAGLGFSFSANAAVMTWDFILEIETIYRDDANVINDSYQPGTQLSGSFSYDNGLVENSPDNDYVDRYADPSAVFTVAGLGIYDWAVEVSVVHQSSRDIVDVVGEYHSGNIWEEMEIGFLDYSQSYANGELPTDWHVPPVNLADMDFDYTYDAGTDPCCYDSWLSGRVVSIQLRDTQTIPEPGTLAMFALGLATLVRRQYRR; this is encoded by the coding sequence GCAATGTTAAATTTTATTCAGGGATGATATTTGCTGCGGGATTGGGTTTTTCGTTCTCGGCTAATGCCGCCGTTATGACCTGGGATTTTATCCTCGAAATCGAGACCATTTATCGTGATGACGCTAATGTTATCAATGATAGCTATCAACCGGGCACACAGCTCAGCGGTAGCTTTTCCTATGACAATGGTCTGGTGGAAAACTCTCCGGATAATGACTATGTCGACAGATACGCGGACCCCTCAGCGGTCTTCACTGTAGCGGGATTAGGGATTTACGATTGGGCTGTTGAAGTATCAGTGGTGCATCAAAGCTCCCGTGACATTGTCGATGTGGTTGGAGAGTATCATTCGGGTAATATCTGGGAAGAGATGGAGATAGGGTTTCTCGATTACAGCCAAAGCTACGCCAATGGTGAGCTCCCGACGGATTGGCATGTACCGCCTGTGAATCTGGCCGACATGGATTTTGACTATACCTACGATGCGGGTACCGATCCCTGCTGTTACGATTCCTGGCTATCGGGGCGTGTGGTTTCAATTCAGCTGCGCGACACGCAAACGATACCTGAGCCGGGAACTCTGGCTATGTTTGCCCTGGGTTTGGCTACCCTTGTACGTCGTCAGTATCGGCGATAG